From a region of the Streptomyces tirandamycinicus genome:
- a CDS encoding FG-GAP-like repeat-containing protein, whose protein sequence is MSDRSPSRPLVPVGPRSRIAVMAALLSAALVAGLLAWAPWNSGTPRAAKPAPEGEAGPVTAAQAAREARATERDVLVETETTESSRTFALPDGTWRTETHAVPVRAQRPDGTWAPIDARLRPTGDGTRLRPVNVPGAVEFAAGASRTAGGGKASRSASNAVDRAGTAATAVWRPTGGRSQVQPAARPGSQPAADPAVPETFLASTSYEGHTVTYTWPGELPEPAVDGNRALYREVLPGVDLLLVAREVGGFGQLLIVKDEEAARQKALRTVSYGLRSDTAAFSLDAETGGVAITDKDSDEVVGAIPTPFAWDSAGLESPEDPAAKPYTDTTTARNTFALTGLTGPEPGSATAILPATLDGGGTGSATLTLDAAATGLLTGDLVDRGEVRFPVFLDPTVERTEKGWTMAYKPYPNSNFYNGTNFSGGTDEARVGYESNTGGLSRSYWKMNFGGGIAGSTVISATWKIKNVHSWSCEARQIELWLTGSISTSTTWNNQPGKKRQLGAKSFAHGYNSSCPDAYVGYDVKSGAQEAANGSWDYLTLGLEASTETSSYSWRKFDAGSAVLTVHYNRPPQQPVNGDISNGSCNTVIGEEVIGLTDVVMSATATDLDSNLKGLRFRLWENGASTKILDKVVTGSGGSKTQTASVTVPESQLADGKTYSWDIRAEDTEGAVSTYFPDGSDPCRFTVDDTAPAAPTLTSTDFPEANSEGSNWAVEAPHGTSGTVVLDSSASATRYAIGFNSIDYTHIYLDDPAGGQTFRIDRSPVTGHLIETVTRAAKGAPVTITLKAPTAGPTYIHAYAYDAVGNRSVRSQIRTFIPSGRTDDGPGDVTGDTQPDLVVIRGDGSLYTYPGEKGGEVYGGLIASYDGTGRQTPPGHWYDAGATATTKKHALISKWGDLHPGDGLTDILARTPDGKLWIYPGDGYGSTNTDERVRVLLPDNAPAPATWDEMRTTGDVNGDGEADLMVITDAGQLWFLSGYTAGAFAEAVKLLADGTWAGRDLINVADVDLDGTADMLWRNPSNGNMYIRHGKPAAGGKGLDPVSLSTAAKSREGVDTPYGTSWTATNIDQIIAIPDTSGDGIPDLWAREASTGNIRVYHPSKTNTNPPVKTVMTADWSSYLALT, encoded by the coding sequence GTGTCCGACCGATCACCCAGCCGTCCGCTCGTCCCGGTCGGCCCGCGATCCCGTATCGCCGTAATGGCCGCGCTGCTCAGCGCCGCACTGGTGGCCGGGCTGCTCGCCTGGGCTCCTTGGAACTCCGGCACTCCCCGGGCCGCCAAGCCGGCTCCGGAGGGGGAGGCCGGCCCCGTCACCGCCGCCCAGGCGGCACGCGAGGCACGGGCCACCGAACGGGACGTGCTGGTGGAGACGGAGACCACCGAGTCCTCCCGCACCTTCGCGCTGCCGGACGGTACCTGGCGTACCGAGACCCACGCCGTCCCGGTGCGCGCCCAGCGCCCCGACGGCACCTGGGCGCCCATCGACGCCCGGCTGCGGCCCACCGGGGACGGCACCCGGCTGCGCCCGGTCAACGTGCCGGGCGCGGTGGAGTTCGCGGCGGGAGCCTCGCGCACGGCGGGCGGCGGCAAGGCGAGCCGGTCGGCGTCCAACGCCGTCGATCGCGCCGGGACCGCCGCCACCGCCGTGTGGCGTCCCACCGGCGGGCGGTCCCAGGTTCAGCCGGCCGCCCGCCCCGGGAGCCAGCCGGCCGCCGACCCCGCGGTTCCCGAGACGTTCCTCGCCTCCACCAGCTACGAAGGGCACACCGTCACCTACACCTGGCCGGGCGAACTGCCCGAGCCCGCCGTCGACGGCAACCGCGCGCTCTACCGCGAGGTGCTGCCCGGCGTGGACCTCCTGCTGGTGGCACGGGAGGTCGGTGGCTTCGGCCAGCTGCTGATCGTCAAGGACGAGGAAGCGGCCCGGCAGAAGGCCCTCCGCACGGTCTCCTACGGACTGCGCTCGGACACCGCCGCGTTCTCGCTCGACGCCGAAACCGGCGGCGTGGCCATCACCGACAAGGACAGCGACGAGGTCGTGGGCGCGATTCCCACCCCGTTCGCCTGGGACTCGGCCGGCCTCGAGAGCCCCGAGGACCCGGCGGCGAAGCCGTACACCGACACCACCACCGCCAGGAACACCTTCGCGCTGACCGGTCTCACCGGCCCCGAGCCCGGCTCGGCCACCGCGATCCTGCCCGCCACGCTCGACGGCGGCGGCACCGGGTCGGCCACCCTCACCCTGGACGCCGCGGCGACCGGTCTGCTGACAGGTGACCTCGTCGACCGGGGCGAGGTCCGCTTCCCGGTCTTCCTCGACCCCACGGTCGAGCGAACCGAGAAGGGGTGGACGATGGCCTACAAGCCGTACCCCAACAGCAACTTCTACAACGGCACCAACTTCAGCGGCGGAACCGACGAGGCCCGCGTCGGCTACGAGTCCAACACCGGCGGGCTCTCCCGCTCGTACTGGAAGATGAACTTCGGCGGCGGCATCGCCGGTTCGACCGTCATCTCCGCCACCTGGAAGATCAAGAACGTCCACTCCTGGTCCTGCGAGGCCCGGCAGATCGAGCTCTGGCTCACCGGCTCCATCTCCACGTCGACCACCTGGAACAACCAGCCCGGCAAGAAGCGGCAACTCGGCGCCAAGTCCTTCGCCCACGGCTACAACAGCTCCTGCCCCGACGCGTACGTCGGATACGACGTCAAGTCCGGCGCCCAGGAAGCGGCGAACGGCAGCTGGGACTACCTGACCCTGGGCCTCGAGGCCAGCACGGAGACCTCCTCGTACTCCTGGCGCAAGTTCGACGCCGGCAGCGCCGTGCTGACCGTCCACTACAACCGGCCCCCGCAGCAGCCCGTGAACGGCGACATCTCCAACGGCTCCTGCAACACCGTCATCGGCGAGGAGGTCATCGGCCTCACGGACGTCGTCATGTCGGCCACCGCCACCGACCTGGACTCCAACCTCAAGGGGCTGCGCTTCCGCCTCTGGGAGAACGGCGCCAGCACCAAGATCCTCGACAAGGTGGTCACCGGGAGCGGTGGGTCCAAGACCCAGACCGCGTCCGTCACCGTGCCCGAGTCCCAGCTCGCCGACGGCAAGACCTACTCCTGGGACATCCGCGCCGAGGACACCGAAGGCGCCGTCTCCACCTACTTCCCCGACGGCTCCGACCCCTGCCGCTTCACCGTCGACGACACCGCTCCCGCCGCCCCCACCCTGACCTCGACCGACTTTCCCGAGGCCAACTCCGAGGGCAGCAACTGGGCGGTCGAGGCCCCGCACGGCACCTCCGGCACCGTCGTCCTCGACTCCAGCGCCTCGGCCACCCGCTACGCCATCGGCTTCAACTCCATCGACTACACCCACATCTACCTCGACGACCCGGCCGGCGGGCAGACCTTCCGCATCGACCGCAGTCCCGTCACCGGGCACCTCATCGAGACGGTGACCCGCGCCGCCAAGGGCGCTCCGGTCACCATCACCCTCAAGGCGCCCACCGCAGGCCCGACCTATATCCACGCCTATGCCTACGACGCCGTCGGCAACCGCTCCGTCCGCAGCCAGATCAGGACGTTCATCCCGTCCGGCCGTACCGACGACGGCCCCGGCGACGTCACCGGGGACACCCAGCCCGACCTCGTCGTCATCCGGGGGGACGGCAGCCTGTACACCTACCCCGGCGAGAAGGGCGGCGAGGTCTACGGCGGTCTCATCGCCTCCTACGACGGCACCGGCCGGCAGACGCCCCCCGGCCACTGGTACGACGCCGGCGCCACCGCCACCACGAAGAAGCACGCCCTGATCTCCAAGTGGGGCGACCTCCACCCCGGCGACGGACTCACCGACATCCTCGCCCGCACCCCGGACGGCAAGCTGTGGATCTACCCGGGGGACGGCTACGGCAGCACCAACACCGACGAACGCGTGCGCGTACTGCTGCCGGACAACGCTCCGGCCCCCGCCACCTGGGACGAGATGCGCACCACCGGCGACGTCAACGGAGACGGTGAAGCGGACCTGATGGTCATCACCGATGCCGGACAGCTCTGGTTCCTCTCCGGCTACACCGCCGGCGCCTTCGCCGAAGCCGTCAAACTCCTCGCCGACGGCACCTGGGCCGGACGCGACCTGATCAACGTCGCCGACGTCGACCTGGACGGCACCGCCGACATGCTCTGGCGCAATCCCTCCAACGGCAACATGTACATCCGGCACGGAAAGCCCGCGGCCGGCGGGAAGGGCCTCGACCCGGTCTCGCTGTCCACCGCCGCCAAGTCCCGCGAAGGCGTCGACACCCCGTACGGAACCAGCTGGACCGCCACCAACATCGACCAGATCATCGCCATTCCCGACACCAGCGGCGACGGCATCCCCGACCTCTGGGCCCGGGAGGCGTCCACCGGCAACATCCGCGTCTACCACCCGAGCAAGACCAATACCAACCCGCCGGTCAAGACCGTGATGACCGCCGACTGGAGCAGCTACCTCGCCCTGACCTGA
- a CDS encoding penicillin-binding transpeptidase domain-containing protein produces MRSGAKIAVVGGVFVLFAGGVGYGAHSALGGGDDGGTESKSGAVTKRSGPPSAEEIRTTAKDFLAAWASGQAPRAAQLTNDAAEAEPLLSSFRDGAHVSGVTMKQGKPVGPKVPFTVSATVSYEGASKPWTYASELTVVRGLTTGRPLVDWAPSVVHPQLGEGARLKTGPTAAPPIKAVDRRGRELTKEKYPSLGPVLDQLRQRYGDKAGGKPGVELVISPADGADGADSTVLTLAEGEPGEVVTTLDADVQAAAEQAVKRHSEASVVAIRPSTGEIRAVANNRADGFNAALGGQQAPGSTMKIVTAALLLDKGLVAADRKVECPKNVMYQGQTFHNLDHFDIPDGTFTQSFARSCNTAFIKQIRKVGDDAALSRLARDTFGIGLEWSTGVPTFDGSVPEGAGGEAAAQYIGQGTIQMNALTVASIAATAKNGGFRQPVVVPRSLDGRELATANRRLSGSVWGQLRDMMRATAQWGSGAEAMAGVPGDKGAKTGSAEVDGQATSNSWFAGFAGDLAAAAVVQAGGHGGDAAGPLVASVLKSG; encoded by the coding sequence ATGCGCAGTGGAGCCAAGATCGCCGTCGTGGGCGGTGTGTTCGTGCTGTTCGCGGGCGGTGTGGGGTACGGCGCCCACAGCGCCCTCGGGGGTGGTGACGACGGGGGTACGGAGTCGAAGTCCGGCGCCGTCACGAAGAGGTCGGGGCCGCCGAGCGCCGAGGAGATCCGTACGACCGCGAAGGACTTCCTCGCCGCCTGGGCGTCCGGCCAGGCGCCACGGGCCGCGCAGCTCACCAACGACGCCGCCGAGGCGGAGCCTCTGCTCAGCTCCTTCCGCGACGGTGCCCACGTCAGCGGCGTGACGATGAAGCAGGGGAAGCCGGTCGGGCCGAAGGTGCCGTTCACGGTCAGCGCCACGGTCTCGTACGAGGGCGCGAGCAAGCCCTGGACGTACGCTTCCGAGCTCACGGTCGTCCGCGGTCTCACCACCGGCCGTCCGCTCGTCGACTGGGCTCCGTCCGTCGTCCACCCGCAACTCGGCGAGGGGGCGCGGCTGAAGACGGGGCCCACGGCCGCGCCGCCGATCAAGGCCGTCGACCGCAGGGGCAGGGAACTGACGAAGGAGAAGTACCCCTCGCTCGGTCCGGTGCTCGACCAACTGCGGCAGCGCTACGGGGACAAGGCGGGCGGCAAGCCCGGGGTGGAGCTGGTCATCAGCCCGGCTGACGGCGCGGACGGCGCGGACAGCACGGTGCTGACGCTGGCCGAGGGCGAGCCGGGCGAGGTGGTGACCACGCTCGACGCGGATGTCCAGGCCGCGGCGGAGCAGGCCGTGAAGCGGCACAGCGAGGCGTCGGTCGTCGCGATCAGGCCGAGCACGGGAGAGATCCGCGCGGTGGCCAACAACCGCGCGGACGGCTTCAACGCGGCGCTCGGAGGGCAGCAGGCGCCCGGTTCGACGATGAAGATCGTGACCGCGGCGCTGCTGCTGGACAAGGGGCTGGTCGCCGCCGACCGGAAGGTGGAGTGCCCGAAGAACGTGATGTACCAGGGGCAGACCTTCCACAACCTGGACCACTTCGACATCCCCGACGGCACGTTCACCCAGAGCTTCGCCCGCTCCTGCAACACCGCCTTCATCAAGCAGATCCGCAAGGTCGGCGACGACGCGGCGCTGTCGCGGCTGGCGCGGGACACGTTCGGCATCGGTCTCGAATGGAGCACCGGGGTGCCGACCTTCGACGGCTCGGTACCGGAGGGCGCCGGCGGGGAGGCGGCCGCGCAGTACATCGGCCAGGGCACGATCCAGATGAACGCGCTGACCGTCGCCTCCATAGCCGCCACGGCCAAGAACGGCGGCTTCCGGCAGCCCGTCGTGGTGCCGCGCTCGCTGGACGGTCGTGAACTGGCCACCGCGAACCGGCGGTTGTCGGGATCGGTGTGGGGGCAGCTGCGGGACATGATGCGGGCCACCGCCCAGTGGGGCTCGGGCGCGGAGGCGATGGCCGGCGTGCCCGGCGACAAGGGCGCGAAGACGGGGTCCGCGGAGGTGGACGGGCAGGCCACGTCGAACAGCTGGTTCGCCGGGTTCGCCGGGGACCTGGCGGCGGCCGCGGTGGTGCAGGCGGGCGGACATGGCGGCGACGCGGCCGGGCCGCTGGTGGCGTCGGTCCTCAAGTCCGGCTGA
- a CDS encoding histone deacetylase → MKRARTIDTTTAPFADHSPAMVWYTAYGSNTHLERLSHYLTGGRPRGAARTYPGCRDPRPPAASVPVEVPGALYFATRSPVWRGGRAFFDPAAAGTVLARAHLVTAAQFSDIVAQEMYRAPGADLDLSEALARGRAQLGGGRYETLVCPGALDGRPVLTFTAPWSLHDVEWTRPSAAYLRHLVAGLLDAGAWPASEIAAYLAARPGAAGHWTADAVAALTAGR, encoded by the coding sequence ATGAAGCGCGCGCGCACCATCGACACCACCACGGCACCGTTCGCCGATCACTCGCCTGCCATGGTCTGGTACACGGCCTACGGCTCCAACACCCATCTGGAGCGGCTGTCGCACTACCTCACCGGCGGCCGCCCGCGCGGCGCGGCCCGCACCTATCCAGGTTGCCGCGACCCCCGCCCACCCGCGGCGTCCGTGCCGGTCGAAGTGCCGGGCGCGCTGTACTTCGCCACCCGCTCCCCGGTGTGGCGCGGCGGCCGGGCCTTCTTCGACCCCGCCGCGGCCGGCACGGTCCTGGCCCGCGCGCATCTGGTGACCGCCGCGCAGTTCTCGGACATCGTGGCCCAGGAGATGTACCGCGCGCCGGGGGCCGACCTGGACCTCTCCGAGGCGCTGGCCCGCGGGAGAGCGCAACTCGGCGGCGGGCGCTACGAGACGCTCGTCTGCCCCGGAGCCCTGGACGGACGGCCCGTCCTGACCTTCACGGCCCCCTGGTCGCTCCACGACGTGGAGTGGACCCGGCCGTCCGCCGCCTATCTCCGCCATCTCGTCGCCGGACTGCTGGACGCCGGCGCCTGGCCGGCGTCCGAGATCGCCGCCTATCTCGCGGCCCGTCCCGGCGCGGCGGGGCACTGGACCGCGGACGCCGTCGCGGCCCTCACGGCGGGGCGTTGA